One Gordonia zhaorongruii DNA segment encodes these proteins:
- a CDS encoding sulfite exporter TauE/SafE family protein has product MADAGVATVLALIVLGLAGGIGITALGPGGVLPTIGLFTLTGLSAPAVAGTAIVTHVATGLAGSAAFWKSGQLRRADTRHTAAILAGSAVVGTPVGVWVNTLVPDRVFGVLLAGLAVGAAILLWVREGQSRVSQATSNPPPTVIVAVGLSVALMSGIVGIGGPMLTVPILIALGTPVLESLAAAQVQSVVIAAIGSVGYAAHGAVDWRLAAVIGLPELLGVFIGWRIAHALPTRALKCALIVALLALAPYLAFVA; this is encoded by the coding sequence ATGGCCGATGCAGGGGTAGCGACTGTTCTCGCTCTGATCGTTCTCGGTCTCGCCGGCGGCATCGGCATCACTGCGCTCGGGCCGGGCGGAGTACTGCCGACCATCGGCTTGTTCACCCTCACCGGACTTTCGGCGCCCGCCGTCGCCGGCACCGCCATCGTGACCCACGTAGCCACCGGACTCGCCGGATCAGCCGCGTTCTGGAAATCAGGTCAGCTCCGTCGTGCGGATACTCGCCACACCGCGGCGATCCTTGCGGGATCTGCCGTCGTCGGAACTCCAGTCGGTGTCTGGGTCAACACGCTTGTGCCAGACCGCGTGTTCGGCGTACTTCTGGCAGGGTTAGCGGTCGGGGCCGCGATACTCCTGTGGGTCCGCGAGGGCCAGTCACGCGTCTCGCAAGCCACAAGCAATCCGCCACCGACAGTCATCGTGGCTGTCGGCTTGTCAGTTGCACTGATGAGCGGGATCGTCGGCATCGGCGGGCCGATGCTGACCGTCCCGATTCTCATCGCACTCGGGACGCCGGTCCTCGAGTCGCTTGCGGCCGCGCAGGTCCAGTCGGTTGTGATCGCGGCGATCGGCTCGGTGGGCTACGCAGCGCACGGCGCCGTCGACTGGCGTCTCGCCGCCGTGATCGGACTTCCAGAACTGCTCGGCGTGTTCATCGGCTGGCGCATCGCTCACGCACTGCCGACGCGGGCGTTGAAATGCGCGCTGATCGTCGCATTGCTGGCACTTGCTCCGTACCTCGCGTTCGTAGCGTGA
- the der gene encoding ribosome biogenesis GTPase Der — MSDFADDADLGDLDQAAGDGVWSSESDWDISDFVSDEDQVDGPAALPVVAVVGRPNVGKSTLVNRVLGRREAVVEDVPGVTRDRVSYRAEWTGRSFMVTDTGGWEPDAKGMGQSIAMQAELAMRSADVIVVVVDATVGATATDEAVARVLRRSKAPVLLAANKVDSERAEADAAVLWSLGLGEPHTISAAHGRGTADLLDRILDVMPDTPRARPGVGGPRRVALVGKPNVGKSSLLNKLAGEERSVVDNVAGTTVDPVDEVIELGGKPWQFVDTAGLRRKVRTASGHEYYASLRTRAALESAEVALLLIDASEPITEQDLRVLSLIVETGRALVVVFNKWDLVDEDRREVLDKEIDRELARVPWARRVNISAQTGRSVQKLVPAMEGALDSWDRRISTGQLNNWLKELISATPPPVRGGRQPRVMFATQAATRPPTFVLFTNGFLEAGYRRFLERRLRETFGFDGSPLRVNVRVKDKREQRRK; from the coding sequence ATGAGCGACTTCGCGGACGACGCCGATCTCGGCGACCTGGATCAGGCCGCAGGAGACGGGGTATGGAGCAGCGAGTCGGATTGGGACATCAGCGATTTCGTCTCCGATGAGGATCAGGTGGACGGTCCGGCGGCGCTGCCCGTCGTAGCGGTGGTCGGGAGGCCGAACGTCGGCAAGTCGACGCTCGTGAACCGTGTTCTCGGACGCCGCGAGGCCGTCGTCGAGGACGTGCCGGGGGTGACCCGTGACCGGGTCTCGTACCGGGCGGAGTGGACCGGCCGGTCGTTCATGGTCACCGATACCGGTGGGTGGGAGCCGGACGCGAAGGGCATGGGGCAGTCGATCGCCATGCAGGCTGAGCTCGCGATGCGGTCAGCGGACGTGATCGTCGTCGTTGTGGACGCCACGGTCGGTGCGACGGCTACGGACGAGGCGGTGGCTCGTGTCCTGCGCCGCTCCAAGGCTCCGGTCCTGTTGGCTGCCAACAAGGTCGACTCCGAGCGCGCTGAGGCAGATGCCGCGGTGCTGTGGTCCCTGGGACTGGGGGAGCCGCACACGATCTCGGCCGCTCACGGTCGTGGAACCGCTGATCTTCTCGATCGGATCCTCGACGTGATGCCCGATACGCCGCGTGCACGTCCTGGCGTGGGCGGTCCGCGCCGCGTCGCTCTGGTCGGCAAGCCCAACGTCGGCAAGAGCTCACTGCTGAACAAGCTGGCGGGTGAGGAACGCTCGGTGGTCGACAACGTCGCAGGCACCACCGTCGATCCGGTCGACGAGGTGATCGAACTGGGCGGTAAGCCGTGGCAGTTCGTCGACACCGCGGGACTGCGCCGCAAGGTCCGCACGGCGAGCGGTCACGAGTACTACGCCTCGCTGCGCACGCGCGCCGCCCTGGAATCGGCCGAAGTCGCGTTGCTGCTGATCGACGCCAGCGAGCCGATCACCGAGCAGGATCTGCGCGTGCTGTCGCTGATCGTCGAGACCGGTCGTGCTCTCGTCGTCGTGTTCAACAAATGGGATCTGGTCGACGAGGACCGGCGTGAGGTGCTCGACAAGGAGATCGATCGCGAACTGGCACGAGTGCCGTGGGCGCGTCGCGTCAACATCTCGGCCCAGACCGGCCGCAGTGTGCAGAAGCTGGTTCCGGCGATGGAGGGTGCCCTCGATTCGTGGGACCGTCGCATCTCGACGGGCCAACTGAACAACTGGCTCAAGGAGCTCATCTCCGCGACTCCGCCGCCCGTTCGCGGCGGTCGTCAGCCACGGGTCATGTTCGCCACACAGGCTGCGACTCGGCCGCCGACGTTCGTCCTGTTCACGAACGGGTTCTTGGAAGCCGGCTACCGCCGGTTCCTGGAACGGCGGCTACGTGAGACCTTCGGCTTCGACGGTTCGCCGCTGCGGGTCAACGTGCGCGTGAAGGACAAGCGGGAGCAGCGTCGGAAGTAG
- a CDS encoding alpha/beta fold hydrolase yields MKAFVLEKYGSQLRETNMPVPTPGPREVLVRMAAAGVNPADERLRSGEFKAIFPFPLPKVMGGEFAGEVVAAGAAVTAPAVGDAVYGYVDLAATGALSEFIAVDASTVSIAPRSVSLTEAAALPVAALTAWQALVEIGDVKAGQTVLIHGGTGGVGSIAIELAKHLGCTVAATVSEPNVEAARELGADIVIDYRSEEFSQRLAGVPVDLVLDTQGGNTLLASLGVLRRGGTAVGISGPPDPRFAQRVGVNPLVKLAIRAMSARVRRRARSLGVDYRFLFISPDGAVLRRFAELVDERAIRPVIDHVLPFGQTPQALADVVGGGNRGKVLVTTEPGAATGPLSQRRPTTWATAPNERLVVRSRTVVYRDLGPQDGVPLVLLAHLGATLDEWDPRFVDALAEDRRVIAFDQPGIGGSTGSVPGTVAAMTRSVEEFIATLGLAQIDVLGFSLGGFVAQQLTLDRPDLVRRLVLAGTGPAGGEGIERPTGAAYIYGDMVRAALARTDAKEFLFFPRTHSGKSAAAAYLSRLSERVMDRDEPIAVPAFHRQIMAIRAWGNTAPQDLSRICIPTLIANGDNDRMVPTALSYDVHARIPGSTLIVYPDSGHGGVFQYGDEFVSAVRDHLDTDA; encoded by the coding sequence TTGAAGGCCTTCGTCCTTGAGAAGTACGGATCACAGCTGCGGGAAACGAACATGCCGGTACCGACCCCCGGACCGCGTGAGGTGCTCGTGCGCATGGCCGCAGCAGGTGTGAACCCCGCCGACGAGCGGCTGCGCTCGGGCGAGTTCAAGGCGATCTTCCCCTTCCCACTCCCCAAGGTCATGGGCGGCGAGTTCGCGGGCGAGGTCGTCGCGGCGGGTGCCGCCGTCACCGCTCCGGCGGTGGGCGACGCCGTGTACGGCTACGTCGATCTGGCCGCCACCGGCGCCCTCTCCGAGTTCATCGCCGTCGATGCCTCCACTGTCTCCATTGCACCGCGTTCGGTGAGCCTGACCGAGGCCGCAGCCCTTCCCGTCGCTGCCCTCACCGCTTGGCAGGCACTGGTCGAGATAGGCGACGTGAAAGCAGGTCAGACCGTGCTGATTCACGGGGGCACCGGCGGCGTGGGATCGATCGCGATCGAGCTGGCCAAGCATCTCGGCTGCACAGTCGCTGCCACCGTGTCGGAGCCGAATGTCGAAGCAGCCCGTGAACTCGGAGCCGACATCGTCATCGACTACCGCAGCGAGGAATTCTCGCAACGACTCGCCGGCGTCCCCGTCGATCTCGTCCTCGACACCCAGGGCGGGAACACGTTACTGGCGTCGCTCGGAGTGCTGCGCCGCGGTGGCACCGCAGTGGGCATCTCCGGACCTCCCGACCCGAGGTTCGCGCAGCGCGTCGGAGTCAATCCGTTGGTGAAGCTCGCGATCCGTGCCATGAGCGCACGCGTTCGTCGCAGGGCCCGCTCACTCGGCGTCGACTACCGGTTTCTGTTCATCTCCCCGGACGGCGCCGTGCTGCGCCGGTTCGCCGAACTCGTCGATGAGCGCGCTATTCGACCGGTCATCGACCACGTGCTGCCGTTCGGCCAGACTCCCCAAGCTCTCGCCGATGTGGTCGGCGGCGGGAATCGCGGCAAGGTTCTGGTCACCACGGAGCCGGGGGCGGCGACCGGACCACTCTCCCAGCGTCGCCCGACCACTTGGGCCACGGCACCCAACGAACGCCTCGTCGTCCGCTCGCGCACCGTCGTCTACCGCGATCTCGGCCCGCAGGACGGTGTCCCGCTGGTTCTGCTCGCCCACCTGGGCGCCACGCTCGACGAGTGGGACCCCCGCTTCGTGGATGCACTGGCCGAAGACCGCCGGGTGATCGCCTTCGACCAACCTGGAATCGGTGGGTCCACCGGCAGCGTTCCCGGAACCGTCGCCGCGATGACCCGATCTGTCGAGGAGTTCATCGCCACCCTCGGGCTGGCACAGATCGATGTGCTCGGTTTCTCGCTCGGCGGCTTCGTCGCACAACAACTGACCCTCGACAGGCCCGACCTCGTGCGTCGACTCGTCCTGGCGGGTACCGGCCCCGCTGGCGGCGAGGGTATCGAGCGCCCGACCGGTGCGGCGTACATCTACGGGGACATGGTCCGTGCCGCGCTGGCGCGCACCGATGCCAAGGAGTTCCTGTTCTTTCCCCGCACGCACTCGGGCAAGAGCGCGGCCGCTGCCTACCTCTCGAGGCTGAGCGAACGGGTCATGGATCGCGACGAGCCGATCGCAGTGCCGGCCTTCCATCGCCAGATCATGGCGATCAGAGCGTGGGGAAATACTGCGCCGCAAGATCTTTCCCGTATCTGCATCCCGACGCTCATCGCCAATGGCGACAACGATCGCATGGTGCCCACCGCGCTCTCGTACGACGTGCACGCGCGCATCCCCGGCAGCACACTCATCGTCTATCCGGACTCCGGCCACGGTGGAGTATTCCAGTACGGTGACGAATTCGTATCCGCGGTACGGGACCACCTCGACACCGACGCCTGA
- a CDS encoding pseudouridine synthase → MASASRDGRPGRDQPGRPNSRGQSKSGGNSKSGGQKPTGKKPGGKSSASKSPGAKPFGPKTSGAKSGGAKNSRGTGGKNPGQGTRKPHRKGSRPNVETGKVRLNNSRPARHQVPVVEGDGATYVSDGMRLQKVLAAAGVASRRGAEEMIAAGRVEVDGEIVVEQGLRIDPNAAIIKVDGARVVIDESKQYLALNKPKGWQSTMSDDYGRPCIGDIVAERVMAGQRLFHVGRLDADTEGLLLLTNDGELAHRLMHPSFEVPKTYMATVRGEVGRGLGRRLREGVELEDGPVSVDSYTLMELHQGESLVRLTLHEGRKHVVRRMMEAVGHPVQRLVRTDIGAVHLGVQRPGSLRALDKKEIGALYKAVGL, encoded by the coding sequence ATGGCATCCGCTAGCCGAGACGGCAGACCGGGACGAGACCAGCCAGGACGACCCAATTCCCGTGGTCAAAGCAAGTCCGGTGGTAACAGCAAGTCCGGCGGTCAGAAACCCACGGGCAAGAAGCCCGGTGGCAAATCGTCGGCCTCAAAATCACCTGGAGCCAAGCCGTTCGGGCCCAAAACCTCTGGTGCGAAGTCCGGCGGAGCGAAGAACTCGCGGGGGACCGGTGGGAAGAACCCCGGCCAGGGCACTCGCAAGCCGCACCGCAAGGGGTCGCGTCCCAACGTGGAGACGGGCAAGGTCCGCCTCAACAATTCACGACCCGCACGCCACCAGGTTCCCGTCGTCGAAGGCGACGGTGCCACGTATGTGTCCGACGGCATGCGCCTGCAGAAGGTGCTCGCGGCGGCCGGCGTCGCGTCGCGCCGTGGCGCCGAGGAGATGATCGCGGCCGGACGCGTCGAGGTCGACGGTGAGATCGTCGTCGAGCAAGGTCTGCGCATCGATCCGAACGCGGCGATCATCAAGGTCGACGGTGCCCGCGTCGTCATCGACGAGTCCAAGCAGTACCTGGCGCTGAACAAGCCCAAGGGCTGGCAGTCGACGATGAGCGACGACTACGGACGCCCGTGCATCGGCGACATCGTTGCCGAGCGGGTGATGGCCGGCCAGCGTCTCTTCCACGTCGGTCGTCTCGACGCCGACACCGAGGGCCTGCTGCTGCTGACCAACGACGGCGAGCTGGCGCACCGTTTGATGCACCCGTCCTTCGAGGTGCCGAAAACCTACATGGCGACCGTCCGCGGCGAGGTCGGCCGTGGCCTCGGCCGCCGTCTGCGTGAAGGCGTCGAGTTGGAGGACGGTCCGGTCTCGGTCGACTCGTACACGCTGATGGAGCTCCACCAAGGCGAATCGTTGGTGCGCCTGACTCTTCACGAGGGCCGCAAGCACGTGGTGCGTCGCATGATGGAGGCTGTCGGCCACCCGGTGCAGCGATTGGTGCGCACTGACATCGGTGCTGTGCACCTGGGAGTGCAGCGGCCGGGAAGCCTGCGCGCACTCGACAAAAAGGAGATCGGCGCGCTGTACAAGGCGGTGGGACTGTGA
- the cmk gene encoding (d)CMP kinase, with protein sequence MSTDACERTVTHLVVAIDGPAGTGKSSVARLLADRVNAQYLDTGAMYRAATLAVLRADMDPGEAGVADIVASADIRLIADDGGDNVVTLNGDDVSQEIRADEVTGAVSAVSANAAVRAQLVEMQRNHANEALLVVEGRDIGTVVFPNAALKIYLTATPEARAERRHRQNIAAGRESILDEVLDSVNRRDHLDSTRAASPLRAADDAVRVDTSDMTLDQVLDRLAELVETRIGGQR encoded by the coding sequence GTGAGTACCGATGCATGCGAGCGCACGGTAACCCACCTCGTCGTGGCGATCGATGGGCCTGCGGGCACCGGAAAGTCGAGCGTTGCACGACTGCTCGCCGATCGGGTGAATGCCCAGTACCTGGACACCGGCGCGATGTATCGCGCGGCGACGCTCGCGGTCCTGCGCGCTGACATGGACCCCGGTGAGGCCGGCGTCGCCGATATCGTCGCGTCGGCGGACATCCGGCTGATCGCCGACGACGGCGGCGACAACGTCGTCACGCTCAACGGTGACGACGTCTCGCAGGAGATCCGGGCCGACGAGGTGACCGGCGCGGTGTCGGCGGTGTCGGCGAATGCCGCCGTTCGCGCACAACTCGTCGAGATGCAGCGAAATCACGCGAACGAGGCGCTGCTCGTCGTCGAGGGCAGGGACATCGGCACGGTCGTGTTCCCGAACGCCGCCTTGAAGATCTATCTGACTGCAACGCCGGAGGCGCGCGCCGAGCGCCGCCATCGGCAGAACATCGCGGCAGGCCGCGAGAGCATTCTCGATGAGGTGCTCGACAGCGTGAACCGTCGCGACCATCTGGACTCGACTCGCGCCGCATCGCCGCTTCGTGCGGCGGACGACGCCGTGCGCGTCGACACCAGTGACATGACGTTGGACCAAGTTCTCGACCGGCTCGCCGAGCTCGTCGAGACGCGTATCGGAGGACAGCGATGA
- a CDS encoding DUF3263 domain-containing protein, with amino-acid sequence MSGLSATDRALLDVARRQYRSPNAHADAVRDELGLSLTEYFHRVNQLVDDPEALAYSPIVINRLRRSRRA; translated from the coding sequence ATGAGCGGACTGTCCGCGACCGACCGAGCTCTCCTGGACGTCGCGCGGCGCCAGTACCGATCACCCAACGCACACGCCGACGCCGTGCGTGACGAACTCGGACTCTCACTCACCGAGTACTTTCACCGGGTGAACCAGCTCGTCGACGACCCCGAGGCCCTCGCCTACTCACCGATCGTCATCAACCGGCTGCGACGAAGCCGCAGGGCGTAG
- a CDS encoding DUF4193 domain-containing protein: MATDYDAPRRNSDEDVTDTTLNALKKQTTREQVEIIDEDEATAAEAFELPGADLSGEELSVPVVPKQDDEFTCTSCFLVYHRTRLAFEKGNERICSDCA; encoded by the coding sequence ATGGCAACGGACTACGACGCACCACGACGCAACAGCGACGAGGACGTCACCGACACGACTCTGAACGCGCTCAAAAAGCAGACCACCCGCGAACAGGTCGAGATCATCGACGAGGATGAGGCGACTGCCGCCGAAGCATTCGAGCTGCCGGGCGCCGACCTCTCCGGTGAAGAGCTGTCGGTACCAGTCGTCCCGAAGCAGGACGACGAGTTCACCTGCACCAGCTGCTTTCTCGTTTACCACCGGACGCGGCTCGCCTTTGAGAAGGGCAACGAGAGGATCTGTTCCGACTGCGCGTAA
- the scpB gene encoding SMC-Scp complex subunit ScpB gives MSDELDPAPGSDTADGDELVEEHGRLDDAELRAALEAVLLVVDTPVTVEELASALDQESARIASALTTMSADLTEAGSGIDLRYAGDGWRFYTRSEYAPYVERLLLDGTRSKLTRAALETLAVVAYRQPVTRARVSAIRGVNVDGVMRTLVARGLVNEVGNDPQTTGTLYGTSELFLERLGLATLSDLPDLAPLLPDVDVIDDLGDELLDDPRFAKLGAQTAESGPDASSTALAEADEE, from the coding sequence ATGAGCGACGAACTCGATCCAGCCCCAGGTTCGGACACGGCTGATGGCGATGAGCTGGTCGAGGAGCACGGGAGGCTCGACGACGCCGAACTGCGCGCGGCGTTGGAGGCCGTCCTGCTCGTGGTCGACACTCCGGTGACCGTCGAGGAACTCGCGTCGGCGCTCGACCAGGAATCGGCGCGCATCGCATCCGCATTGACGACGATGAGCGCTGACCTGACCGAGGCCGGGAGCGGAATCGATCTGCGTTACGCCGGCGACGGCTGGCGCTTCTACACCCGGTCCGAGTACGCGCCCTATGTGGAACGTCTCCTTCTCGACGGGACTCGGAGCAAGCTCACACGTGCCGCACTCGAGACGTTGGCCGTGGTCGCATACCGGCAACCGGTCACGCGCGCCCGGGTGAGTGCGATTCGCGGGGTCAACGTGGATGGAGTGATGCGCACTCTGGTGGCCCGCGGCCTGGTCAACGAGGTCGGTAACGACCCGCAGACCACCGGAACCCTGTACGGCACGAGCGAGCTGTTCCTGGAGAGACTGGGGCTGGCGACGTTGTCGGACCTACCCGATCTGGCGCCCCTGCTCCCGGACGTCGACGTCATCGACGATCTGGGCGACGAGTTGCTCGACGACCCGCGATTCGCCAAATTGGGTGCTCAGACGGCAGAATCGGGACCTGACGCGTCTTCCACGGCGCTGGCGGAGGCTGACGAGGAGTGA